The following proteins are co-located in the Candidatus Omnitrophota bacterium genome:
- a CDS encoding class I SAM-dependent rRNA methyltransferase, whose protein sequence is MNKNSFLTITIKPRMGKRAKSGHPWIFSNEIGHPSPKPESGELVSVLDEGGSFLGYASYNPHSLIALRLLSRDVNAVPGSVEWFAQKFRAAAALRQRFYPSRRSYRLAYADSDGLPGLAIDRYEDVLALQIQTAGMERWLDLIAEALKRVINPAAIVLRNDSDIRKLEGLSLYSKVLYGNAPETVEIEENGVKLAVDILSGQKTGHFFDQADNRAALAPFVKEAEVLDLFCHTGAWALKMLSAGARHAAVLDSSESALALARRNAELNGFAQRMEFIQSDAFTWLSSARRERRVFDAVVVDPPAFAKSAKQIKNALRGYEDVNRQAIRAVKDGGLLCSCSCSYYITEDEFLALLQRAAARERKRIAVLQVRGQAMDHPILLAMPESRYLKCVIGVVESL, encoded by the coding sequence ATGAATAAGAATTCTTTCCTCACCATAACGATTAAACCGCGAATGGGCAAACGGGCGAAGAGCGGCCATCCATGGATTTTCAGCAATGAAATCGGCCATCCCTCGCCCAAACCCGAATCGGGCGAGTTGGTTTCCGTCCTCGACGAGGGCGGCTCTTTTCTTGGCTATGCTTCTTACAATCCTCACAGCCTCATCGCTTTGCGGCTGCTCTCGCGGGATGTTAATGCCGTCCCCGGCTCGGTGGAATGGTTCGCGCAAAAATTCCGCGCCGCCGCTGCCTTGCGCCAACGCTTCTATCCCTCCCGCCGATCCTATCGTTTAGCTTATGCCGATTCGGACGGCCTGCCGGGATTGGCAATCGACCGCTATGAAGACGTTCTAGCGCTGCAAATCCAAACAGCAGGCATGGAAAGATGGCTTGATCTCATCGCGGAAGCCCTCAAGCGAGTCATAAATCCCGCCGCTATCGTTCTGCGCAACGACAGCGATATCCGCAAGCTGGAAGGGCTGAGTCTCTATAGCAAGGTTCTTTACGGCAACGCGCCGGAAACGGTGGAGATTGAAGAAAACGGCGTTAAATTAGCGGTGGATATTCTCTCTGGCCAAAAGACCGGTCATTTTTTCGACCAGGCTGATAACCGCGCCGCCTTGGCGCCGTTTGTGAAAGAGGCGGAGGTATTGGATTTATTCTGCCATACCGGCGCCTGGGCGTTGAAAATGCTGTCGGCGGGCGCCCGCCATGCGGCGGTTCTCGATAGCTCCGAATCGGCGCTGGCTTTGGCGCGCCGCAACGCCGAACTCAACGGCTTTGCGCAACGAATGGAGTTTATCCAATCGGACGCCTTCACGTGGCTTTCCTCCGCCCGCCGCGAACGCCGCGTCTTCGACGCCGTCGTCGTCGATCCCCCCGCCTTCGCCAAGAGCGCCAAGCAAATCAAAAACGCCCTACGCGGCTATGAAGACGTCAATCGCCAGGCTATCCGCGCCGTAAAAGACGGCGGCCTTTTGTGCAGCTGCTCATGCTCCTATTACATTACGGAGGATGAGTTTCTCGCGTTACTCCAGCGCGCGGCGGCGCGCGAACGCAAGAGAATAGCCGTGCTCCAGGTTCGCGGCCAGGCGATGGATCATCCCATCCTCTTAGCCATGCCCGAATCGCGGTATCTCAAGTGCGTCATTGGAGTTGTCGAATCCCTCTAA
- the bshC gene encoding bacillithiol biosynthesis cysteine-adding enzyme BshC encodes MEILTAWNAASLTGVHPYAQALANPPAELLDLTPPPLSSISSVIEKRKPFIGASIDRDQLADSLRQSHERRDAPASALRAIERLREEDCYLIIAGQQPGLLGGPLYTFYKILHAIHLSRRLSAETQKTFLPAFWNATEDDDISEIASLYWLSKEKTLAAYHWGLDKENRRPYFSISKNELPINDLLDCLRGSLHPTEFVDTILDKIRSCYDRSDSYPDFFDRLIWMLFPNEGLIIVRPDDPYIRRESRRILEREIAEPAHAAQCVEEAGARLQVQGLTPPIHKRADRTSFFLVEEGRRWPLFVRDGEFETTNGKRWSRAELLRKLDEQPEAFSASAVLRPAIQDALLPTMAAILGPNELAYHFLLKDIYAQHGVPRPCLERRFGFTLLEGREKKLLERYGLEPNDLAQHPAALAKRIAQQESGRERDAMRRAAEKALIEYFQTLEERARQTDPTILKTLEKNHRRIQQEIENSENLVSRREAEKNQTLLLQLQSLQCALLPEGDLQERRLNIFYYLLKYGPSFLTDIQKISEAAEEGAHCFISAV; translated from the coding sequence ATGGAAATTTTAACGGCGTGGAATGCCGCATCTTTAACGGGCGTTCATCCCTATGCGCAAGCCTTGGCGAATCCGCCAGCGGAGTTGTTGGATTTAACGCCGCCGCCGCTCTCCTCCATTTCTTCCGTTATAGAAAAACGCAAGCCGTTTATCGGCGCTTCGATCGACCGGGATCAGCTGGCCGATTCGCTGCGCCAATCGCACGAGCGGCGAGACGCTCCCGCTTCCGCGCTGCGCGCCATCGAAAGGCTGCGGGAAGAGGATTGTTATCTCATCATCGCGGGACAGCAGCCTGGATTGCTCGGCGGCCCGTTGTATACGTTCTATAAGATACTTCATGCGATCCATCTCTCCAGGCGCCTGAGCGCAGAAACGCAAAAAACCTTTCTGCCCGCCTTTTGGAACGCAACCGAAGACGACGATATTTCGGAAATCGCCTCACTCTATTGGCTGTCGAAAGAAAAAACCCTAGCCGCATATCATTGGGGGTTGGACAAAGAAAATCGGCGGCCTTATTTTTCGATATCAAAAAACGAGTTGCCGATAAACGATTTGCTAGATTGCCTGCGCGGCTCGCTGCATCCAACGGAATTCGTCGATACGATTTTGGACAAAATTCGATCTTGTTACGATCGCTCGGATTCGTACCCGGATTTCTTCGACCGGCTGATTTGGATGTTGTTTCCCAATGAAGGATTGATCATCGTCCGGCCTGACGATCCGTATATCCGGCGCGAGTCGCGGCGGATTCTGGAACGCGAGATAGCGGAGCCTGCCCATGCGGCGCAATGCGTCGAAGAGGCGGGAGCAAGGCTGCAAGTGCAGGGACTGACGCCGCCGATTCATAAGCGCGCCGACCGCACTTCGTTTTTTCTGGTTGAAGAAGGACGGCGTTGGCCGCTGTTTGTTAGAGACGGCGAATTCGAAACAACAAACGGGAAGCGATGGAGCCGGGCGGAATTGTTGCGAAAACTCGATGAACAACCGGAAGCCTTTTCCGCCTCCGCCGTACTGCGGCCTGCGATTCAGGATGCGCTATTGCCCACGATGGCGGCGATATTGGGACCGAATGAACTGGCGTATCATTTTCTTCTGAAAGATATTTACGCTCAGCATGGCGTTCCCCGCCCCTGCCTGGAGCGGCGCTTCGGCTTTACGCTGCTGGAAGGGCGGGAGAAAAAACTGCTGGAACGTTATGGTTTGGAACCCAACGATCTGGCGCAGCATCCAGCGGCGCTAGCCAAACGCATCGCGCAGCAAGAGAGCGGAAGAGAGCGAGACGCCATGCGGCGAGCAGCGGAAAAAGCGCTTATCGAATATTTTCAAACATTGGAAGAACGAGCGCGGCAAACCGATCCCACTATCCTGAAAACGTTGGAAAAGAACCATCGCCGCATCCAACAGGAAATAGAAAATTCGGAAAACCTGGTGTCGCGGCGGGAGGCGGAGAAAAATCAAACGCTGTTGCTACAGCTTCAATCTCTGCAATGCGCCCTCTTGCCGGAGGGCGATTTGCAGGAACGGCGGCTGAATATCTTTTATTATCTCCTCAAATACGGTCCCTCCTTCCTCACCGATATCCAAAAAATCAGCGAGGCAGCAGAGGAAGGCGCGCATTGTTTTATAAGCGCGGTGTAA